Proteins encoded together in one Xenopus laevis strain J_2021 chromosome 6L, Xenopus_laevis_v10.1, whole genome shotgun sequence window:
- the XB22065625.L gene encoding retinoic acid receptor responder protein 2 isoform X2, with protein sequence MRMELGITWCLLVAVGLIVAAEEQVPMSELSDLQNKTLALAAEELHSKKHINNRFQVFSVQEATEEDYSAGVFVRLNVMKRQTNCPKSQWKEGRECGAVNQGRVFDCCICIKYHYGNRAVLSSFIDCVLSRHVNPERQRKRSDQCKSVKRKNETGFALPGETSFSKSPK encoded by the exons ATGAGGATGGAACTGGGCATAACTTGGTGTTTGCTGGTGGCCGTGGGGCTCATTGTGGCAGCAGAGGAGCAAGTACCAATGTCTGAGCTTTCGGACCTGCAGAACAAGACCTTGGCCCTGGCAGCAGAGGAATTGCACAGCAAGAAGCACATCAACAACCGATTCCAGGTCTTCTCTGTACAGGAAGCAACAGAagag GACTATAGCGCTGGCGTTTTCGTGCGCTTGAACGTAATGAAGAGACAAACCAACTGCCCCAAGTCTCAGTGGAAAGAGGGGAGAGAGTGCGGCGCTGTGAATCAAGGG AGGGTGTTTGACTGTTGCATCTGCATCAAGTATCACTATGGCAACCGCGCCGTCCTCTCCAGTTTCATCGACTGTGTCCTGAGCCGCCACGTCAATCCG GAGCGTCAGCGCAAACGTTCGGATCAGTGTAAGTCGGTGAAACGCAAGAACGAGACGGGATTTGCTCTGCCGGGAGAAACGAGTTTCTCCAAATCCCCCAAATGA